The proteins below come from a single Alnus glutinosa chromosome 9, dhAlnGlut1.1, whole genome shotgun sequence genomic window:
- the LOC133877279 gene encoding E3 UFM1-protein ligase 1 homolog — MDEELLELQRQFEFAQQAKSSVRLSERNVVELVQKLQELHIIDFNLLHTVSGKEYITPDQLRHEMVAEINKLGRVSLIDIADSTGVDLYHIEKQAQHVLANDPGLMLIQGEIISESYWDSVAEEINERLQECSQIALAELAAQLHVGSELVTSVLEPRLGTMVKGRLEGGQLYTPAYVARVSAMVRGSARGITVPTNLSVLWSSLQHLLHEMDGASGVAIEVSFFQSLFNGLLKEGKVLGSLRAGVHWTPNVFAIAQKACVDSFFSQNSFISYETLQKLGISQPVQFLQSRYPDGIPLVTAFVHPSMIEMLDAAIEDALERSSWIDSLSVLSASFGPQDAYKILSLCPSIQLALKSNKVLIFGESYVFSNGFIKDVYSRMEKEVESFSVSGSSGVMLSDESHLVNVAKFGHDSSRLTESNDAGSETASNKQAIEKGPKKKKGKSAGNVISGAAESGSDNQEQVPTKSKKNQRKGKDTSSLLVSDSKIGAKKESVKTKEDNPSIPSVEWLMQKIMTLVPDFEEQGIDDTQTVLRPLANHLRPMLINSWKERRKALFTENAERMKRLLDNLQRKLDESFLNMQLYEKALDLFEDDQSTSVILHRHLLRTVAAPIVDTLLHNLDIHNKLRNGIEVEEAQNSESVSLSPGERTAIAKSFPGSLLNKALAVVDALEGKRVETFMDAFRALSEESGLLLKKLDKKLERTLLHSYRKDLTSQVSAEIDPVSLLAKVVSLLYIQVHHKALQAPGRAISVAVSRLKDKLDDSACKILADYQTATVTLLALMSAATGDEEDCSSDRILTKRELLESQMPALKGLVLSASQT, encoded by the exons ATGGATGAGGAATTGCTGGAATTGCAGAGACAGTTCGAATTCGCACAGCAAGCGAAATCGAGCGTTCGATTATCGGAGCGAAACGTCGTTGAATTGGTCCAGAAGCTTCAGGAGCTCCACATCATCGATTTCAATCTTCTCCACACCGTCTCCGGCAAAGAATACATCACCCCt GATCAACTGAGGCATGAAATGGTGGCGGAGATCAATAAATTGGGGCGTGTTTCTTTGATTGATATTGCGGACAGTACAGGGGTTGATTTGTACCATATTGAGAAGCAAGCTCAACATGTTCTTGCCAATGATCCGGGGCTTATGTTAATTCAAGGGGaaataatatcagaatcctATTGGGACTCTGTAGCTGAAGAAATCAACGAGAGGCTTCAAGAATGTAGCCAAATTGCTTTGGCAGAGCTCGCCGCACAACTACATGTTGGTTCGGAGTTGGTCACCTCTGTGTTGGAGCCCCGCCTCGGGACTATG GTGAAAGGTAGGCTTGAAGGTGGGCAACTGTATACCCCTGCATATGTTGCTCGTGTTAGCGCCATGGTTCGTGGTTCTGCGAGGGGTATTACAGTCCCAACAAATTTATCGGTGTTGTGGAGTTCATTACAGCACCTACTGCATGAAATGGATGGAGCCAGTGGTGTGGCCATTGAAGTTTCATTTTTCCAATCCCTATTTAATGGGCTTCTGAAGGAAGGCAAGGTTTTGGGATCACTACGTGCAGGAGTTCATTGGACGCCAAAT GTCTTTGCCATTGCTCAAAAGGCATGTGTAGATTCTTTCTTTTCACAG AATTCTTTTATCAGCTATGAAACTCTGCAGAAACTTGGAATTTCTCAGCCTGTTCAGTTCTTGCAG TCCAGATATCCTGACGGTATACCTTTAGTCACCGCCTTTGTTCACCCCTCAATGATTGAGATGTTGGATGCTGCTATTGAGGATGCTCTTGAACGCAGTAGTTG GATTGATTCTCTTTCTGTATTATCTGCATCCTTTGGACCCCAGGACGCTTATAAAATTTTGTCCCTCTGTCCATCTATTCAACTGGCTCTCAAG TCTAATAAAGTACTCATTTTTGGGGAGTCCTATGTATTTAGCAATGGCTTTATCAAG GATGTGTATAGTCGAATGGAGAAAGAGGTGGAATCCTTCAGTGTTTCAGGGTCTTCTGGTGTTATGCTGTCTGATGAGTCACACTTGGTCAATGTAGCTAAATTTGGACATGATTCAAGCAGGTTAACTGAGTCAAATGATGCTGGCAGTGAGACTGCTAGTAACAAACAGGCTATTGAGAAaggaccaaaaaagaaaaaggggaagtCTGCTGGGAATGTAATATCAGGGGCAGCTGAAAGTGGTTCCGATAACCAGGAGCAGGTCCCtacaaaatccaagaaaaaccAGAGGAAAGGCAAGGATACGTCTTCCTTACTAGTGTCAGATTCAAAAATAGGTGCTAAGAAAGAATCAGTTAAAACAAAAGAGGACAATCCCAGCATTCCTTCAGTTGAATGGCTAATGCAGAAGATTATGACACTGGTTCCTGATTTTGAAGAACAAG GTATAGATGATACCCAAACAGTTCTTAGACCTTTAGCAAACCATTTGAGACCTATGTTAATCAATTCTTGGAAGGAAAGAAGGAAGGCATTATTTACAGAAAACGCGGAAAGAATGAAACGCTTACTTGATAATTTACAAAGGAAACTCGATGAG TCTTTCTTAAACATGCAGCTGTATGAAAAAGCTCTAGATTTGTTTGAAGATGATCAATCAACTTCA GTTATTTTGCACCGGCATTTGTTAAGAACAGTAGCTGCTCCCATTGTGGATACGCTCCTACATAACTTG GACATCCACAACAAATTGAGGAATGGGATTGAAGTTGAGGAAGCTCAAAATTCAGAATCTGTTTCACTTAGTCCTGGAGAAAGAACCGCTATT GCGAAGAGTTTTCCAGGATCACTGTTGAATAAGGCTCTTGCAGTGGTTGATGCTTTAGAAGGAAAG CGGGTAGAAACTTTCATGGATGCATTTAGAGCTCTATCAGAAGAGAG TGGGTTACTCTTGAAAAAGCTTGACAAGAAATTGGAAAGAACACTTCTGCATTCATATCGCAAG GATTTAACATCTCAAGTTTCTGCTGAAATTGACCCAGTTTCTCTTCTGGCAAAAGTCGTCTCCTTGCTATATATACAG GTTCACCATAAAGCTCTTCAAGCCCCTGGAAGGGCCATTTCTGTTGCTGTTTCTCGACTGAAG
- the LOC133877860 gene encoding ankyrin repeat-containing protein At5g02620 encodes MEAPAEQQPQAGQPSVPRKKMTKQLTGKREDTILHTAAREGNLPTVIEILGGTGEAELKELLAKQNQAGETALYVAAEYGYVDLVREMIKCYGLADAGIKARNGFDALHIAAKQGDMEVLRVLMEAHPELSMTVDVSNTTALHTAATQGHIEIVNFLLEAGSGLATIARSNGKTALHSAARNGHLEVLKALLEKEPEITKRIDRKGQTALHMAVKGQSSEVVEMLIMADPPSVNMVDNKGNTALHIATRKGRAQIVRMLLGQKETDTRAVNRAGETAIDTAEKTSHPDIAAILQEHGVPSAKNIKVQAPTSTARELKQTVSDIKHEVHYQLEHTRQTRKRVQGIAKRLDKMHTEGLNNAINSTTVVAVLIATVAFAAIFTVPGQYADDPENIPPGVSVGEANIAPKVPFIIFFIFDSIALFISLAVVVVQTSVVVIESKAKKQMMAVINKLMWLACVLVSVAFLALSFVVVGDRERWLAIGVTIIGTTIMAATLGTMCYWVIRHRIDASNMRSLRRSSMGSRSSSRTLPAMSDSEILNNEYKKMYAI; translated from the exons ATGGAGGCACCGGCTGAGCAGCAGCCACAGGCAGGGCAGCCAAGCGTGCCGCGGAAAAAGATGACGAAACAGTTAACCGGAAAACGCGAGGATACGATCTTGCATACTGCGGCAAGAGAAGGAAATCTTCCTACTGTGATAGAAATCCTTGGTGGCACCGGCGAGGCCGAATTGAAGGAGTTGTTGGCAAAGCAAAATCAAGCCGGCGAGACAGCTCTTTATGTCGCGGCAGAATACGGTTATGTTGATTTGGTTAGGGAGATGATCAAGTGCTATGGTCTTGCCGATGCTGGCATCAAAGCAAGAAATGGGTTTGATGCATTACACATTGCTGCAAAACAAGGAGACATGG AGGTGTTGAGGGTTCTAATGGAGGCTCATCCGGAATTGTCTATGACCGTGGATGTATCAAACACAACGGCTTTGCACACAGCTGCAACACAAGGGCACATCGAGATAGTGAACTTTTTGTTGGAGGCAGGAAGCGGTCTGGCAACCATTGCTAGAAGTAACGGGAAAACGGCCTTGCATTCTGCGGCAAGAAATGGGCATTTGGAGGTTCTGAAAGCTCTTCTGGAAAAGGAGCCCGAGATTACAAAACGGATTGATAGGAAGGGGCAGACGGCACTTCACATGGCAGTGAAGGGACAGAGTAGTGAGGTGGTGGAGATGTTGATTATGGCAGATCCTCCTTCTGTGAACATGGTTGACAATAAAGGCAACACCGCTTTGCATATTGCAACCAGAAAGGGTAGAGCTCAG ATTGTGAGGATGCTTCTCGGACAGAAAGAGACGGACACAAGAGCCGTGAACAGGGCTGGCGAAACTGCGATTGACACTGCCGAGAAAACTAGCCACCCTGATATTGCAGCCATTCTTCAGGAGCATGGGGTTCCCAGTGCCAAAAATATCAAGGTTCAAGCACCAACAAGCACTGCCCGTGAGCTGAAACAAACTGTAAGCGACATAAAGCATGAAGTCCATTACCAGCTAGAGCACACCCGGCAAACCAGAAAACGTGTTCAAGGCATTGCAAAACGCCTCGACAAAATGCACACAGAAGGCCTTAACAACGCAATCAACTCCACAACTGTTGTGGCTGTCCTCATTGCCACAGTTGCATTTGCTGCCATATTCACCGTCCCCGGCCAATATGCCGACGACCCAGAAAACATTCCTCCTGGAGTCTCCGTTGGGGAAGCAAATATTGCTCCAAAAGTGCCATTTATAATCTTCTTCATCTTCGACTCCATTGCCCTCTTCATCTCTCTGGCGGTTGTCGTGGTCCAGACCTCCGTTGTTGTCATAGAAAGCAAGGCAAAGAAGCAGATGATGGCAGTTATCAACAAACTCATGTGGTTAGCTTGCGTGCTTGTCTCAGTGGCATTTTTAGCTCTGTCTTTTGTTGTCGTGGGCGACCGTGAAAGGTGGCTGGCAATCGGCGTTACAATTATAGGAACAACCATAATGGCCGCTACTTTGGGCACCATGTGTTATTGGGTAATTAGGCATCGGATTGATGCCTCCAATATGAGGAGCCTTCGAAGATCATCAATGGGCAGCAGATCAAGTTCCAGGACTCTGCCAGCGATGTCAGACTCTGAGATCCTGAACAATGAGTACAAGAAAATgtatgcaatttga